The DNA window CTTTTATAACTCATTATAATGCACTCGACAATGATTTCTTTTTAAGAATTGCAACTGAATTACATTTAAAAAGATGTATAGTAGGTGGCTTTGATGGAGTTTATGAAATTGGAAGAATATTTAGAAATGAAGGTATAAGTACAAGACATAATCCCGAATTTACTTCTGTGGAACTTTATGTTGCTTATAAAAATATGGATTTTTTAATGAATCTATGTGAAGAATTATTTAAACAATGTTCATTAGCTGTTAGAGGAACTACAAAAATAAATTATGCTGGTCATGATTTAGATTTAGCAAAACCTTTTAAAAGATGACATATGGTTGATGCAATTAAAGAAGTTTGTGGTGTAGATTTTTGAAAAAAAATGACTTTTAAAGAAGCTTGCGAAATTGCTAAAAAACATAAAATTAAAGTTGATAAACATCATTTCTCAGTTGGCCATATTATTAATTTATTTTTTGAAGAATTTGTAGAGGCCAAAATTATTGAACCAACTTTTGTTTGAGGACATCCAAAAGAAATTTCGCCGCTTTCAAAATTAAATGCAAAGGATTCAAGATTTACTGATAGATTTGAATTATTCATTATTAACAGAGAATACGCAAATGCTTTTGCTGAATTAAATAACCCAATTGATCAGTATGAAAGATTTATGGATCAAATAAAAGAAGCAGATGCAGGAAATGATGAAGCAAATGATATGGATATTGATTTTATAGAAGCTTTAGAATATGGAATGCCTCCAACAGCTGGAATTGGAATTGGAATTGATAGAATGGTTATGCTATTGACAAATTCTGATTCAATAAAAGATGTATTGCTCTTCCCTCAAATGAAACCAAGAGGTATCTAATGAAATATGGTATAGCTTTAGGATATGTATCAAAATTAAATTTCAAAGATACAATTAAGGGAATAGAATTCATTAAGGAAAATATTTTTTTCTCTTTAAAAAATAAATTTAATTTATTGAATACATCAAGTGCTTTAATAACAAATAAGGCAGTATGATTAAATGATGATTTTCAACAAACAAAAAGACCAATTGATTTTGATATAGTAAGTCAAAATGAATATGGTGAAATTATGCAAGCTAACAATAAATGAAGAAGATACTTTTTAAGGAATTTAGAAAATAGTGAGCAAAACATAAAAGGTATAATAACTAATTTTATTACAGTTAATAGAGATGCTATTTTAGATAATACAAATTCATTAATATATGAAGAAATAGGATTGGAAATTCTAGTTGAAGAAGTTGAAATGGAATTTTTAAATAATACTTTAATAGATATTTATAAGCTTTTATGCTCTATTGATTTAAAAATTAGTGAAAAATTTGAAGAGTTAAATAATTTTCATTATTCAAAGACTTTAACTTTTGTAACTTATAATAAGCTTAAAGAATTATATCCGTTATTGACTTTTACTGAAAGATTAAATAAATTTGGAAAAGATAATGGTAGTTTTGTAATTCAAAATTATGTTGAAAGAATCCTTAATCAAAAAAATATTGGTCAGTTTTCAGAAGATGTTTTTAATTTAAAAACTTACTCTAAACTTTATATTTATAATGGTGAATGTGAAAAATCTATTTCAGTTGCTTATGCAGGTTTTCAAGTTGATAGAAAAACTTTAAAAGAACAAAATTTAATATTAAAAGAAAATAGCAAAATCAATAATGAGTATAATCATTTAATAAAATCAAATGAGCTACCTTTAACTTTATCAATTGGGGTTTTAATAAATAGAGTTGTTATGACAATTCTTGAAAAGCAACATATTGGGGAAGTTCACTCTTCAATATGAGGTAAAGATTTTGTAGAGTATTGTAAGTCAAATAACATTAATATTTTTTAATCACAACTCTGTTGTGGTTTTTATTTATAATTAGAAAGGTGATAAAAAATGGTGTCCTTAATTATTGTTGCAAATGGTTCAAGTGAAAGATTTGGACAAAATAAAATGTTAGTTAAAATTGAAAATCAATTTTTAGTAAATCAAACAATAAGTAATTTTTATAATATTAAAGATATTAAAGAGATTATTTTGGTTTCAAATAAAGAAGTTTTTAATGTAATTAAAGATAATAAAATTATTTTAATTGAGGGAGGAGCTACAAGATCAGAATCTGTAAAAAAAGGTTTAGCAGTTTGTAAACAAAAATATGTTTTAATTCATGATGGAGCAAGACCTTTTATATCCAAAAATTTAATTATTTCTATTATAGAAAATTTAAAGCTCCATGATTGTGTAGTACCAGTTTTAAAAATCACAAATTGTTTAAAGCTTATTAAAAATAATAAAATTAAAACTGTCAATAGAGAAGAATACATTCAAACTCAAACACCTCAAGGGTTTAAAACTGAATTAATAAAAGAGGCTTATGAGAAAAAAAACATTGAAGCTTTTGATGATTGCCAATTAATTGAAAAACAAAATAATAAAATTAAATTTATTGATGGTGATGATAAAAATATTAAGATAACTTTTAAAAATGATTTAAAAAGTTACTCTTAATTTCAATCTATCTTGAATAAACATTAATTTTTACTATATAATAAATAAGCGAGTTAATTTTTATTAACTCCTTGCCTTTAACTAGGCCAAAAGACCATAAGGAGATAGAATATGATTAGAAAATACGAAATAATGTATATTATTGATCAAGATGTTACAGATATTAAAGCTGTACAAAAGAAATTACATGACATACTTACTAATAATGGTGGAAAAATTTTAGAATCAGAAGATTGAGGTTTAAAAGATTTTGCATATGTAATTAAGAAAAAGAAAAAAGGTTACTATACTGTAGTAATTGCAGAAACAGACTCTACAAATATTAATGAATTTGAGCGTGTTTCAAGAATTGATAAAAACGTTGTGAGATATCAAGTAATTAATACTGAAAATGAAAAAAGATATATTCAATCAACAAAATTATCAAAAACTGATATGTCAAAATTTAAAGAAGAGAAAAAACCTTCAAGAGGATTCGATAGAAGAATGCCAAGAAGAGATGATAATAGTCAACCACAAGAATTTAGCGAAGCAAAAATTCAAAAAGAAGTAAAAGAAGTAAAAGAAGTAAAAGAAGTAAAAGAAGTAAAAGAAGTAAAAGAAGTAAAACCAAAAGATACTTCTAAAACTGAAACTAAAGAAGTAAAAGCACCAAAATCTAAAGATGAAGTTGCTTAAAATATTTGAAGGAGAATTTAAATGAACTCAGTAAATTTAATTGGAAGAATAACAAAGGACCCCGAACTTAGAAGTTCATCAAATGGAAAATCTTTTGTTGCATTCACACTAGCTGTTAATGAGTTTTCTGGTGGAAATCAATTTACACAATTTGTACCTTGTTTTGCATGAGAAAAAACAGCTGAAAATTTGGCTAAATTTGTAAAAAAGGGAGCTCAAATTTCTGTTGAGGGTTCAATTAATGTTAGGCAAGAAAATAATAACGGACAATTTTCACAAATTGTTACAGTTAGAGCTAACAGAATAGAATTTTTAAATGGGACAGGAAGTAATAATCAATCTGGGTCAAACAATTCATTTGAATCAAATCAATCAAAACCAACCGCTCAACCATCATCAAATAATTTTGATTTTGATTTAATAGATGATTCAAAATCTTCAAATGATGATTCAATTTTATGAGAAGACTAAAAGAGGAGAATAAAAAATGAAAAAATTTGTAAGAAGAAAAAAAGTTAATTTCTTTGCAAAAAACAATATCGATTATATTGACTATAAAGATGTAGATCTTTTAAAAAAATTTATATCAGCTAATGGGCAAATATTACCAAAAAGAGTAACAGGTACATCACCTAAACATCAAAGAATGTTAGCTATTGCAATTAAAAGAG is part of the Spiroplasma cantharicola genome and encodes:
- the lysS gene encoding lysine--tRNA ligase translates to MSNNFERNFSEQENIRREKLKKLIQDKRDPFIENEFNKSHSLNELKETFSSFSKEELQEKTKIKISTAGRIRLFREAGKKAIFGNIQDQDTSLQIYVRQDEIGEKEFEYFRDLDLGDIIGIEGIMMKTDHGELTIRVKNAKLLTKALKPLPDKHLGIADIEEKYRRRYVDLIVNPESKQVFIDRTKIIRTIQSILDSKGYMEVETPILQSVRGGASAKPFITHYNALDNDFFLRIATELHLKRCIVGGFDGVYEIGRIFRNEGISTRHNPEFTSVELYVAYKNMDFLMNLCEELFKQCSLAVRGTTKINYAGHDLDLAKPFKRWHMVDAIKEVCGVDFWKKMTFKEACEIAKKHKIKVDKHHFSVGHIINLFFEEFVEAKIIEPTFVWGHPKEISPLSKLNAKDSRFTDRFELFIINREYANAFAELNNPIDQYERFMDQIKEADAGNDEANDMDIDFIEALEYGMPPTAGIGIGIDRMVMLLTNSDSIKDVLLFPQMKPRGI
- a CDS encoding class-II aminoacyl-tRNA synthetase family protein gives rise to the protein MKYGIALGYVSKLNFKDTIKGIEFIKENIFFSLKNKFNLLNTSSALITNKAVWLNDDFQQTKRPIDFDIVSQNEYGEIMQANNKWRRYFLRNLENSEQNIKGIITNFITVNRDAILDNTNSLIYEEIGLEILVEEVEMEFLNNTLIDIYKLLCSIDLKISEKFEELNNFHYSKTLTFVTYNKLKELYPLLTFTERLNKFGKDNGSFVIQNYVERILNQKNIGQFSEDVFNLKTYSKLYIYNGECEKSISVAYAGFQVDRKTLKEQNLILKENSKINNEYNHLIKSNELPLTLSIGVLINRVVMTILEKQHIGEVHSSIWGKDFVEYCKSNNINIF
- a CDS encoding IspD/TarI family cytidylyltransferase, with protein sequence MVSLIIVANGSSERFGQNKMLVKIENQFLVNQTISNFYNIKDIKEIILVSNKEVFNVIKDNKIILIEGGATRSESVKKGLAVCKQKYVLIHDGARPFISKNLIISIIENLKLHDCVVPVLKITNCLKLIKNNKIKTVNREEYIQTQTPQGFKTELIKEAYEKKNIEAFDDCQLIEKQNNKIKFIDGDDKNIKITFKNDLKSYS
- the rpsF gene encoding 30S ribosomal protein S6, which produces MIRKYEIMYIIDQDVTDIKAVQKKLHDILTNNGGKILESEDWGLKDFAYVIKKKKKGYYTVVIAETDSTNINEFERVSRIDKNVVRYQVINTENEKRYIQSTKLSKTDMSKFKEEKKPSRGFDRRMPRRDDNSQPQEFSEAKIQKEVKEVKEVKEVKEVKEVKEVKPKDTSKTETKEVKAPKSKDEVA
- a CDS encoding single-stranded DNA-binding protein, with amino-acid sequence MNSVNLIGRITKDPELRSSSNGKSFVAFTLAVNEFSGGNQFTQFVPCFAWEKTAENLAKFVKKGAQISVEGSINVRQENNNGQFSQIVTVRANRIEFLNGTGSNNQSGSNNSFESNQSKPTAQPSSNNFDFDLIDDSKSSNDDSILWED
- the rpsR gene encoding 30S ribosomal protein S18; translated protein: MKKFVRRKKVNFFAKNNIDYIDYKDVDLLKKFISANGQILPKRVTGTSPKHQRMLAIAIKRARGMGLLPFVVQ